One Felis catus isolate Fca126 chromosome D1, F.catus_Fca126_mat1.0, whole genome shotgun sequence DNA segment encodes these proteins:
- the LOC101082181 gene encoding olfactory receptor 51A4-like codes for MFTVNSSETEISTFFLIGIPGMEHAHIWVSIPICFMYLIAILGNCTILFFIKTEPSLHEPMYYFLSMLALSDLGLSLSSLPTMLRIFLFNAPGISPDACFAQEFFIHGFSAMESSVLLIMSFDRFIAICNPLRYTSILTSARVTKIGLAFSFKNVLLILPFPLTLKHLRYCKKTLLSHSYCLHQDVMKLACSDNKVNVIYGLFVAVTGTLDLGFIFMSYMMILKAVLSIASQKQRLKVLNTCVSHICAVLIFYVPIFSLTVIYRFAKHSSPIVRIFMADVFLLVPPLMNPIVYCVKSQQIRNMVLGKLCQKHS; via the coding sequence ATGTTCACCGTCAACAGCTCTGAAACTGAAATTTCTACCTTCTTCCTGATTGGGATCCCAGGGATGGAGCATGCCCACATTTGGGTCTCCATACCTATTTGCTTCATGTACCTCATTGCCATCCTGGGGAACtgtaccattctgtttttcataaaaacagaacCATCTCTGCACGAACCCATGTACTATTTTCTCTCCATGTTGGCTCTCTCTGACCTAGGACTGTCCCTCTCATCTCTCCCTACCATGCTAAGGATATTCTTGTTCAATGCTCCAGGAATTTCCCCTGATGCCTGCTTTGCCCAAGAATTTTTTATTCATGGATTCTCAGCTATGGAATCATCAGTTCTTCTCATCATGTCCTTTGATCGATTTATTGCCATCTGCAACCCTCTGAGATACACTTCCATCCTGACCAGTGCCAGAGTCACCAAAATTgggcttgctttttctttcaaaaatgttctgTTGATCCTCCCTTTCCCTTTGACCCTAAAACATCTAAGATACTGTAAGAAGACCCTCCTTTCCCATTCCTACTGCCTCCATCAGGATGTCATGAAGCTGGCCTGCTCTGACAACAAGGTCAATGTCATCTATGGCTTATTTGTGGCTGTCACAGGCACCCTAGACTTAGGATTTATTTTCATGTCCTATATGATGATACTGAAAGCAGTATTGAGCATAGCATCACAGAAACAAAGGCTCAAGGTCCTCAACACCTGCGTGTCCCACATCTGTGCTGTGCTCATCTTCTATGTTCCCATTTTCTCTCTAACTGTTATCTACCGGTTTGCCAAACACAGCTCCCCAATAGTTAGGATCTTCATGGCTGATGTTTTCCTGTTGGTACCTCCATTGATGAATCCCATTGTATACTGTGTGAAGAGCCAACAGATAAGAAATATGGTTTTAGGGAAGCTGTGTCAGAAACACAGCTGA